One genomic region from Flagellimonas oceani encodes:
- a CDS encoding THUMP-like domain-containing protein yields MNKLILNTGAQDFILKNLSGDIMSVLLVKPLFEGISQKELAEQIEAKNKSKDKLPIWFSTPNIYYPNKLNIEQTSSELTATYKARLVNGKSLVDLTGGFGVDTYFFSQKIAAVFHCEINQELSEIAHHNFEILGQKNIECLTGDGIDFLKNVRTDFDWIYVDPSRRNDAKGKVFLLEDCLPNLPEHLPLLFEKTQHILVKTSPLLDIKLGIEELRFVKEVHVVAVQNEVKELLFVLEKGFTGSIKIKTINIAPQQDDTFNFELEHEHTAQVEFGEPSAYLYEPNSAILKSGGFKSVAKYHDLAKLHPHSHLYTSDRVIDFPGRRFKVNQVLPYSKKSIKSLGVAKANITTRNFPITVAELRKKHNIKDGGNRYLFFTKSHSGSLLVLDCEKLVD; encoded by the coding sequence TTGAATAAACTTATATTAAATACTGGTGCACAGGATTTTATTTTAAAAAATTTATCAGGTGACATCATGTCAGTTCTGTTGGTAAAACCACTTTTTGAAGGGATTTCCCAAAAGGAACTGGCCGAACAGATTGAAGCGAAGAATAAGTCTAAAGATAAGCTCCCGATTTGGTTCAGCACCCCGAATATTTATTACCCCAATAAATTAAATATCGAGCAAACAAGTTCAGAGCTAACGGCAACATATAAAGCTCGATTGGTAAACGGAAAATCACTAGTGGATTTAACAGGTGGGTTTGGTGTGGACACCTACTTTTTTTCCCAAAAAATAGCCGCTGTTTTTCACTGCGAGATCAATCAAGAATTGAGTGAAATTGCCCATCATAATTTTGAAATTTTAGGCCAAAAAAATATTGAATGTCTAACTGGGGACGGCATCGATTTTTTAAAAAATGTAAGGACTGATTTTGATTGGATTTATGTGGATCCATCCCGAAGAAATGATGCCAAAGGAAAGGTATTTTTATTGGAGGATTGTCTACCAAACCTACCTGAACATCTCCCCCTACTTTTTGAAAAAACGCAACATATTCTGGTAAAAACCTCTCCGCTCTTGGACATAAAATTGGGGATCGAAGAGCTTCGGTTTGTAAAAGAAGTCCATGTAGTTGCCGTCCAGAATGAAGTAAAGGAACTTTTGTTCGTCTTAGAAAAGGGTTTCACAGGAAGCATCAAAATAAAAACCATAAATATTGCTCCACAACAAGACGATACCTTCAATTTTGAACTGGAACACGAGCATACCGCCCAAGTGGAATTTGGGGAACCATCGGCCTATTTGTACGAACCCAATTCGGCCATTCTAAAGTCAGGAGGGTTTAAGTCGGTCGCAAAGTACCATGACTTGGCCAAATTACACCCCCACTCCCATTTGTACACATCCGACAGGGTCATCGACTTTCCGGGAAGAAGGTTTAAAGTGAATCAAGTACTGCCGTATTCCAAAAAATCAATAAAATCCTTAGGGGTTGCCAAGGCAAACATTACCACTCGCAACTTTCCCATTACAGTGGCCGAACTTCGTAAAAAACATAACATAAAGGATGGTGGAA
- a CDS encoding AI-2E family transporter: MNSKTIANGILRAVAIMVGAVLICWFFYKIQSVLAYLAIAAVLALLGRPIVRFLRNRLRFPNTLAVVVTMLFMLAIFAGILALFIPLIAEQSKNLSLLDMEALKNDLNRLYLQTLEYFGASTRSVNDMINESKIEENVLKGLDLKFIPNFINSFVNVLSNFSIGLFSVLFISFFFLKDSKLMQNGILTFVPNDKESNLVKSIDKINNLLSRYFAGILLQLFILFVIYTISLLIVGVENAIVIAFLCALFNIIPYIGPIIGGVTMVLLTMTTFIDADFSSVILPKAMYVLIGLTVGQLIDNFFSQPFIFSTSVKSHPLEIFLVIIIAGLLFGVVGMVVAVPGYTAIKVILKEFLAENAFVKKLTKNL; encoded by the coding sequence ATGAACTCAAAAACAATAGCCAACGGAATATTGAGGGCAGTGGCCATAATGGTGGGCGCGGTACTTATATGCTGGTTCTTTTACAAAATACAGTCCGTATTGGCCTACTTGGCCATAGCCGCGGTACTGGCCTTGCTCGGGCGTCCCATAGTTAGGTTTTTAAGAAACAGGTTGCGGTTTCCGAACACCTTGGCCGTGGTAGTGACCATGCTTTTTATGCTTGCGATATTCGCGGGTATCTTGGCACTTTTTATTCCATTGATCGCGGAGCAGAGCAAAAACCTTTCTTTATTGGATATGGAAGCGCTCAAGAACGACCTTAACAGGCTTTACCTGCAAACTTTGGAATATTTTGGCGCCTCTACTCGGAGCGTCAACGATATGATCAACGAATCCAAAATCGAAGAGAACGTACTCAAGGGATTGGACCTTAAGTTTATCCCAAACTTTATCAATTCATTCGTAAATGTATTGAGCAATTTTAGCATCGGCCTATTTTCAGTGCTCTTCATTTCCTTCTTCTTTTTAAAGGACAGCAAATTGATGCAAAACGGCATACTGACCTTTGTCCCCAATGACAAAGAAAGCAATCTGGTAAAGTCCATCGATAAGATCAATAATCTGCTCTCGAGATATTTTGCAGGCATACTGTTGCAATTGTTTATTCTGTTTGTAATTTATACTATTTCGCTTTTGATTGTAGGTGTGGAAAACGCCATCGTAATTGCGTTCCTTTGTGCCCTCTTCAACATTATCCCCTACATAGGTCCGATCATTGGCGGAGTGACCATGGTTCTTTTAACAATGACCACTTTTATCGATGCCGATTTTAGCTCCGTAATTTTGCCCAAAGCAATGTATGTTCTGATAGGTTTAACGGTGGGACAATTGATAGACAATTTCTTTTCGCAACCCTTTATTTTTTCCACAAGCGTTAAATCCCATCCCTTGGAAATTTTCTTGGTCATTATTATAGCGGGGCTTCTTTTTGGTGTGGTAGGAATGGTCGTCGCCGTACCTGGATATACTGCAATAAAGGTGATTTTGAAAGAATTTTTGGCCGAAAATGCATTCGTGAAAAAACTGACCAAAAACTTATAG
- a CDS encoding DUF4159 domain-containing protein, which yields MKKTMFLVFSLLFFAQNTAIAQQIAILKYGGGGDWYSNPTALPNLIQFCNTNIDTKIDSEPETVEAGNVSIFKYPFLHMTGHGNVFFTDEEVQNLRTYLLSGGFLHIDDNYGMEPYLRRELEKLFPDRQLEELGADHPIFSQRFNFPDGLPKIHEHDGKRPQAFGIFEKGRLVLLYTYEADLGDGWEDPTVHNDPEEIRTKALQMGSNIIEYVFKG from the coding sequence ATGAAGAAAACCATGTTTTTGGTGTTTTCGCTGCTTTTTTTTGCACAAAACACCGCCATTGCACAGCAAATAGCCATTCTCAAATACGGTGGTGGCGGTGATTGGTACTCCAACCCAACGGCACTTCCAAATTTGATCCAGTTTTGCAACACCAACATAGATACCAAAATAGATTCTGAACCAGAGACCGTTGAGGCCGGCAACGTTTCCATATTCAAATATCCGTTTTTGCACATGACAGGGCATGGAAATGTGTTTTTTACTGATGAAGAGGTTCAAAATTTACGAACCTACCTTTTGTCCGGCGGATTTCTGCACATTGATGACAACTATGGTATGGAGCCCTATTTGAGAAGGGAATTGGAAAAGCTGTTCCCTGATAGGCAACTGGAGGAACTGGGTGCCGACCACCCTATATTTTCCCAAAGGTTCAACTTTCCGGATGGGTTGCCCAAAATTCACGAACATGATGGCAAGCGCCCACAGGCCTTTGGCATTTTTGAAAAAGGGAGGTTGGTCTTGCTCTACACCTACGAAGCCGACCTCGGAGATGGCTGGGAGGACCCTACCGTACACAACGATCCCGAAGAGATTAGGACAAAGGCCCTGCAAATGGGTTCCAATATAATTGAATATGTTTTTAAAGGCTGA